In a single window of the Bacillus clarus genome:
- a CDS encoding class I SAM-dependent methyltransferase, with translation MFSYYGKLSTELYNITKPVGYSLNGDIEYYQERLKTCQGRILEAGVGSGRVIIPLLKAGHIIDGIDYSPEMLDSCRKRCEDRGLNPNLYQGKLQKFSLQFHYEAIIIPTGSFCLIENRDDSLNALKCFYRHLIPGGRLIVDLSLPHDWQEGEITTASFPLPNGDGIMLESKSIEIDWINQFTVSHLKYEKWRQGELMQTELQRFAMRWYGIEEFKLILENIGFTDITCSADYVYKNPPSNARQIVTFEAIRKQ, from the coding sequence ATGTTTAGTTATTATGGTAAACTTTCTACCGAGCTTTACAATATTACAAAACCTGTTGGTTATTCTTTAAACGGTGATATTGAGTATTACCAAGAGCGCTTAAAAACTTGTCAAGGACGTATTCTTGAAGCTGGCGTTGGTTCTGGCCGTGTGATTATTCCACTTCTTAAGGCTGGACATATAATTGATGGAATTGATTATTCTCCTGAGATGTTAGATTCTTGTCGTAAACGTTGTGAAGACAGAGGTTTAAATCCTAATTTATATCAAGGTAAATTACAAAAATTTTCATTACAGTTTCATTATGAAGCCATTATTATTCCTACTGGTTCCTTTTGTTTGATTGAAAACCGGGATGACTCTCTAAATGCGTTAAAATGTTTTTATAGACATCTGATTCCAGGGGGACGATTGATTGTTGACCTTTCATTACCTCATGATTGGCAGGAGGGAGAAATTACTACGGCATCTTTCCCTCTACCTAATGGAGATGGAATTATGTTGGAATCAAAATCGATTGAAATTGATTGGATTAACCAATTTACTGTATCACATTTGAAATATGAAAAATGGCGCCAAGGAGAATTAATGCAAACGGAACTGCAACGTTTTGCAATGCGTTGGTATGGAATTGAGGAATTTAAGCTTATTTTAGAGAATATTGGTTTCACTGATATTACATGCTCTGCTGATTATGTTTACAAGAATCCACCATCTAATGCAAGACAAATTGTTACTTTTGAAGCTATTCGCAAGCAATAA
- a CDS encoding CPBP family intramembrane glutamic endopeptidase has product MVVPLLTVILYQKIYKKQKILHTFGILRPTLKTVVFFMVFPLLLGIGLHFGFGIYNITFLFKQWNELGFLLLVDLTIGSLSALLEEIIWRGNFHYYLRRKYSLAWTAVITATIWSMWHVPIALFYKNYDLWILGIFSYSTLLFVFLIILTYTREYGRSVVSASIFHGMFNVFYLTDGMQNGCNVEGMERIKFILLVTVFSMVCLIHRKIKR; this is encoded by the coding sequence ATGGTTGTTCCACTTTTAACAGTTATTTTATATCAAAAAATATATAAGAAACAAAAAATACTTCATACATTTGGTATTTTACGTCCAACTTTAAAAACGGTAGTTTTTTTCATGGTATTTCCACTACTTCTAGGAATTGGCTTGCATTTTGGTTTTGGTATTTACAATATAACATTCTTATTTAAGCAGTGGAATGAATTAGGATTTCTACTTCTCGTTGATCTAACAATCGGTTCTTTATCTGCACTATTAGAGGAAATCATTTGGCGTGGGAACTTTCATTACTATTTAAGGAGAAAATATTCATTAGCGTGGACAGCAGTGATTACTGCAACGATTTGGTCCATGTGGCATGTACCAATTGCACTGTTTTATAAAAACTATGATTTATGGATTTTAGGGATATTTAGTTATTCCACTTTATTATTTGTATTTTTGATAATTTTAACTTATACGAGAGAGTATGGTCGTTCTGTAGTGTCAGCTTCGATTTTCCATGGTATGTTTAATGTTTTTTATTTAACAGATGGGATGCAAAATGGATGCAACGTCGAAGGGATGGAACGGATTAAATTCATCTTATTGGTAACTGTATTCAGCATGGTGTGTCTTATACATCGGAAAATTAAACGATAG
- a CDS encoding DUF6366 family protein codes for MSKDKETPERARARERLRQEELKRNPTGNMNDAFHRASNGKLADLVGSLGWKGTGILILVILIGFVLASIFFK; via the coding sequence ATGAGCAAAGATAAAGAAACTCCTGAAAGAGCAAGAGCAAGAGAAAGATTAAGACAAGAAGAATTAAAAAGAAATCCAACTGGAAATATGAATGATGCATTTCATAGGGCTAGTAATGGAAAACTTGCTGATTTAGTAGGTAGTTTAGGTTGGAAAGGTACCGGCATCCTAATCCTTGTAATTTTAATAGGTTTTGTATTAGCATCCATATTCTTTAAGTAA
- a CDS encoding GNAT family N-acetyltransferase — protein sequence MKNTICYTNEPPESFKQLLTLYESLGWNSLKLTVNDLEQMCYQSWYAIYAFDGQQLVGMGRVISDGVITGIICGLCVLPQYQSKGIGKEILKRIIRQCEQSRVIPQIMCVEDLKPYYESFGFEEFSVGMTKNIKR from the coding sequence ATGAAAAACACTATATGTTATACAAATGAACCTCCTGAAAGTTTCAAACAATTATTAACCTTGTATGAATCTTTAGGATGGAATTCACTTAAATTAACGGTTAACGATTTAGAACAAATGTGCTATCAAAGTTGGTATGCAATATACGCTTTTGATGGACAACAATTAGTAGGGATGGGGCGCGTTATATCAGATGGTGTAATTACTGGAATTATTTGCGGATTGTGTGTATTACCGCAATATCAGTCCAAAGGCATTGGAAAAGAAATATTGAAACGAATAATCCGACAATGTGAACAAAGTCGAGTTATTCCCCAAATTATGTGTGTTGAGGATTTGAAGCCTTACTATGAATCTTTTGGATTTGAAGAATTTTCGGTTGGAATGACGAAAAATATCAAACGATAA
- a CDS encoding MBL fold metallo-hydrolase — MEISKGVEMLHLEFYGNIIHPILLWDQEMAVLIDTGFPGQIEDLKVAMDKVGVSFDKVKVVILTHQDIDHIGSLPEILQNCGSNIKVYAHELDKPYIQGDLPLLKDRYVENPPKGKVNDTLIDGQELPYCGGILIIHTPGHTPGHISLYLKQSKTLIAGDSMYSVNGTLGGIHVPTTLDIKEAQQSLKKYLDLDIESVVCYHGGLSKVNINKQIQKL; from the coding sequence ATGGAGATTTCTAAGGGAGTAGAGATGTTGCACCTTGAATTTTATGGAAATATTATTCATCCAATCCTTTTATGGGATCAGGAAATGGCAGTTTTAATAGACACTGGATTCCCTGGACAAATTGAAGATTTAAAAGTAGCAATGGATAAGGTAGGAGTGTCGTTTGATAAAGTAAAAGTTGTGATTTTGACGCATCAGGATATAGACCATATAGGCAGTCTTCCTGAAATATTACAGAATTGTGGAAGTAATATTAAAGTTTATGCTCATGAGCTAGATAAGCCTTATATCCAGGGCGATTTACCTCTATTGAAAGATAGATACGTAGAGAATCCACCGAAAGGAAAAGTGAATGACACCTTGATTGACGGTCAAGAACTGCCGTATTGTGGCGGGATTCTTATTATCCATACTCCCGGGCATACTCCTGGCCATATCAGTTTATATTTAAAACAAAGTAAAACGCTTATCGCTGGGGATTCAATGTATAGTGTAAACGGAACACTGGGGGGGATTCATGTCCCAACCACTTTGGATATAAAGGAAGCCCAACAGTCTTTGAAGAAATATTTAGACCTAGATATTGAATCCGTAGTTTGTTACCACGGAGGATTAAGTAAGGTAAATATTAATAAGCAAATCCAAAAATTATAG
- a CDS encoding spore germination protein, translating to MKVKAQDSMVNQNQGQGNTYENKPTKVSEDYFTGDFNLDLEVIKKEALYNSDVYCRELNIGGTSIRAVLVFVEGLSDKDLIDMHIMKSLMCNFFDEYKDESSYMKDRVSKEFIKNRVLPISGVEELQSVQKMMSKVLMGSTALLIDGLSDVFILNTKKGKTRNVEEPVSEGSVRGPRVGFTEVLSDNTALLRLHGENEGLSLMKFHVGERAKKELVVAFMKEIADPELVEEVKKRIQKINIDNVPDSGYVEQLIEDNYLSPFPQVQSTERPDKVIAALMEGRVAILLDGTPFALIVPVTFSMMMQSPEDYYERWIPGTLIRLLRFGTAIISLFAPALYISFISFHPGLIPTKLAISIIGGREGVPFPAIIEGLFMEIAIEILREAGLRLPKPIGSAMGIVGGLIIGQAAVSAGIVSPIMVIVVAATAISSFALSHYSTAIPLRILRFVAMFSAAIFGLYGVILFFLFICSHIARLKSFGVPYASPAVLYQFSDWKDFMVRMPIQMMKRRPKMLNLKDSVRKGSEEE from the coding sequence ATGAAGGTGAAAGCACAGGACTCAATGGTTAATCAAAACCAAGGACAGGGCAATACATATGAGAATAAGCCTACTAAAGTTTCTGAAGACTACTTTACAGGTGATTTTAACTTAGATTTGGAGGTTATAAAAAAAGAAGCTCTTTACAACTCGGACGTTTATTGTCGAGAGTTGAATATAGGTGGGACTAGCATCCGGGCAGTTCTTGTTTTTGTAGAAGGGCTGTCAGATAAAGATCTTATTGATATGCACATTATGAAATCACTGATGTGTAATTTTTTTGATGAGTATAAAGATGAATCATCTTACATGAAAGATAGAGTTTCAAAAGAGTTTATTAAAAACCGAGTTCTTCCTATTAGTGGAGTGGAAGAGTTGCAATCTGTACAAAAAATGATGTCAAAAGTGTTAATGGGTTCAACGGCATTATTAATTGATGGATTATCAGATGTATTCATACTTAATACAAAAAAAGGAAAAACACGTAATGTTGAAGAGCCAGTATCAGAGGGATCGGTCAGAGGTCCACGGGTAGGTTTCACAGAAGTTTTGTCGGACAATACTGCATTGTTACGGTTACATGGTGAAAATGAAGGGTTATCTTTAATGAAATTTCATGTGGGAGAACGGGCCAAGAAAGAGTTGGTTGTTGCCTTTATGAAAGAGATTGCTGATCCAGAATTAGTAGAAGAAGTTAAGAAGAGAATTCAGAAAATTAATATTGATAATGTGCCAGATTCAGGTTATGTAGAACAACTTATTGAAGATAATTATCTTAGTCCTTTTCCGCAAGTACAGAGTACGGAACGTCCTGATAAAGTTATCGCTGCACTAATGGAAGGAAGGGTTGCAATTTTATTGGATGGAACACCTTTTGCATTAATTGTTCCGGTTACATTTAGTATGATGATGCAATCACCCGAAGATTATTATGAGCGCTGGATACCAGGTACGTTAATTCGTTTATTACGCTTTGGAACAGCTATTATTTCTCTTTTTGCTCCCGCTCTGTATATTTCATTTATTTCATTTCATCCTGGATTGATTCCAACTAAGTTAGCGATTTCAATTATAGGAGGTCGAGAAGGTGTCCCGTTTCCTGCAATTATAGAGGGGCTATTTATGGAAATTGCTATCGAAATTTTACGAGAAGCAGGGTTACGACTACCTAAGCCGATTGGTTCAGCGATGGGAATTGTAGGAGGGTTAATCATTGGGCAAGCTGCTGTATCAGCTGGAATTGTGAGTCCAATCATGGTAATTGTTGTGGCGGCCACAGCTATTTCTTCTTTTGCACTTTCGCATTATAGTACAGCAATTCCATTACGTATTCTTCGCTTTGTAGCTATGTTTTCCGCCGCAATATTTGGATTATATGGAGTTATTCTGTTTTTCCTCTTTATATGCAGTCATATTGCAAGGCTTAAAAGTTTTGGTGTACCTTATGCTAGCCCGGCTGTCTTATATCAATTTAGTGATTGGAAGGATTTTATGGTTCGTATGCCAATTCAGATGATGAAGCGGCGTCCGAAAATGTTGAATTTAAAAGACTCTGTACGGAAAGGAAGTGAAGAGGAATGA
- a CDS encoding spore germination protein, with protein MITNSKDKIPTSQAIVILINYILAIGILTLPRTAAEKVNTPDVWITVILGGLIAMVTGVIIVKLSQQFPEKTFYQYSQEIVGKWFGVLLSLLIISYFFTLSSFELRTLEGITSFFLLEGTPDWAILMPFMWISLYLNLGGINAIARLFEIIFPITVFIFLVTSFMSIGIFELDNLRPVVGLGIVPVLKGLKTTTMAYSGAEIMLLLLAFMKKPSQAVKVVIIATTIPLLFYVITVVMVIGAFSIDGVLVRTWPTIDLMRSFEIQGLIFERFESLLLVIWIMQIFATYTICYYAAALGLAQLFNKNIHSFLYGLLPVIYIVAEIPKNINELFEFGNMISNAAIILFGILPFLLLMISKGRKNRHEPEY; from the coding sequence ATGATTACGAACTCAAAGGACAAGATTCCCACTTCACAAGCAATTGTTATTCTTATCAATTATATACTTGCTATAGGAATTCTCACCTTGCCTAGAACCGCGGCTGAGAAAGTGAATACACCTGATGTTTGGATAACTGTTATTTTAGGTGGATTAATTGCGATGGTTACGGGTGTAATTATCGTGAAGTTAAGTCAACAATTTCCTGAAAAAACATTTTATCAGTATAGTCAAGAAATTGTAGGGAAATGGTTTGGGGTATTACTTAGTTTATTGATTATCAGTTACTTTTTTACACTTTCTTCATTTGAACTTAGAACGTTGGAAGGTATAACAAGTTTCTTTCTACTAGAAGGTACGCCTGACTGGGCTATTCTTATGCCATTTATGTGGATAAGTCTTTATTTAAATTTAGGCGGAATAAATGCGATAGCACGTTTATTTGAAATTATTTTTCCGATTACAGTTTTTATTTTTTTAGTGACATCTTTTATGAGCATTGGAATATTTGAACTCGATAATCTTCGTCCTGTAGTAGGATTAGGGATTGTTCCGGTATTAAAAGGCCTAAAAACAACAACTATGGCATATTCGGGTGCAGAAATTATGTTGTTACTTTTAGCCTTTATGAAGAAGCCATCTCAAGCTGTAAAAGTTGTTATAATTGCCACTACGATTCCGTTACTTTTTTATGTTATTACAGTTGTAATGGTTATAGGAGCGTTTTCTATCGATGGTGTATTGGTGAGAACATGGCCTACAATTGACCTTATGAGAAGTTTTGAAATCCAAGGCTTAATTTTTGAACGGTTTGAATCTTTGTTACTAGTGATATGGATTATGCAAATCTTTGCAACGTATACAATCTGTTATTATGCAGCTGCTTTAGGATTAGCCCAGCTCTTTAATAAAAATATTCATTCCTTTTTATATGGATTACTTCCAGTAATATATATCGTTGCTGAAATTCCGAAAAATATCAATGAGTTATTTGAATTTGGCAATATGATTAGTAACGCAGCGATAATTTTATTTGGTATTCTTCCATTTCTTCTCCTTATGATTTCGAAGGGAAGGAAAAACAGGCATGAACCAGAGTATTAA
- a CDS encoding Ger(x)C family spore germination protein: MNQSIKNRKIFIRLTSIVFLLLLTGCWSSHEIEELGFAVGLAIDKEKEIKIEKEIEEKGGGYKKKNLITTTYQFVKAQSSSDGGKGGVSQQKAYMNVAETGDSLHQSIREVALRRQRPIIFHHTKVIVVSESIARTYNLTQLLDIYIRDNEMRPSCFVMVSRGLASDALKSKESGEIPAFRLIEIEDNQYRSSRILPPMPLAKLPGKVKSGASFLLPNVISINGEVKYIGAAVIKGSTKKLRGFLNENELEGLMWITGKGKSGLVKSFDKKTKKLIMYEVKSMKSKIRPYVKGDKISFDINIQSVGRLSENWAESEETFKNTFLKRVEQAAQQEVKQLVKHTLQKIQKEYKTDVAGFNTSLKIKYPKVWKKVEKDWDKVFSKTSIKYNVKLTIEDYGTEGA, encoded by the coding sequence ATGAACCAGAGTATTAAAAATAGAAAAATTTTCATAAGATTAACGTCAATTGTTTTTCTCTTATTACTTACAGGATGCTGGAGTAGTCATGAAATTGAGGAACTAGGTTTCGCCGTAGGTTTAGCAATAGATAAAGAAAAAGAAATAAAAATTGAGAAAGAAATCGAAGAAAAGGGCGGAGGATATAAGAAGAAGAATTTGATAACAACCACCTATCAATTCGTTAAAGCACAATCATCATCAGATGGAGGAAAAGGTGGAGTATCACAACAAAAAGCTTATATGAATGTTGCAGAAACAGGAGATTCACTTCATCAATCAATTCGTGAAGTCGCGTTAAGAAGGCAAAGGCCTATCATTTTTCATCATACGAAAGTGATAGTGGTAAGCGAAAGTATTGCCCGAACATATAATTTAACACAGTTATTGGATATTTATATTCGTGATAATGAGATGAGACCTAGTTGCTTTGTTATGGTTAGTAGAGGGCTAGCTAGTGATGCGTTAAAATCAAAAGAATCAGGGGAAATTCCAGCATTTCGCTTGATTGAGATTGAGGATAATCAATATAGATCCTCGCGAATTTTACCACCTATGCCGCTTGCTAAACTACCAGGAAAGGTGAAATCTGGGGCGAGTTTTCTTTTACCGAATGTAATTTCCATAAATGGAGAAGTAAAATATATAGGTGCTGCTGTGATTAAGGGAAGTACAAAAAAACTCCGTGGTTTTTTGAATGAGAATGAATTGGAAGGTTTAATGTGGATAACTGGAAAAGGAAAAAGTGGCTTGGTAAAAAGTTTTGATAAAAAGACGAAAAAACTTATTATGTATGAAGTGAAATCTATGAAAAGTAAAATTAGGCCCTATGTTAAAGGGGATAAAATCTCTTTTGATATAAATATTCAGTCTGTGGGGCGGTTATCCGAAAACTGGGCTGAGTCAGAGGAAACTTTTAAAAATACATTTCTCAAAAGGGTGGAGCAAGCTGCCCAACAAGAAGTGAAGCAGTTAGTGAAGCATACATTACAAAAAATTCAAAAGGAATATAAAACTGATGTTGCTGGCTTTAATACTAGTTTGAAAATCAAGTATCCAAAAGTATGGAAGAAAGTTGAAAAGGATTGGGATAAAGTGTTTAGTAAGACATCAATCAAATATAATGTAAAGCTAACCATTGAAGATTATGGTACGGAAGGAGCTTAA
- a CDS encoding GNAT family N-acetyltransferase, whose translation MKIVPIQKDEVLIENIVKLYCIVFEKTNFDEMLERIKRHMGYTDFKGVVAINDGNEVIGFAYGYRSVKGQYYNQLMSEALNLEQVNQWLQDCFEFVELAVHPEHRNKGLGTTLHNHLLEGIRNKTSVLTTQINNGKARSLYGNLEWMNVMEPFHPSKDDVPYVIMGKALKARIHE comes from the coding sequence ATGAAAATAGTACCTATACAAAAAGATGAAGTTCTAATTGAAAATATAGTAAAGCTATATTGTATCGTATTTGAAAAAACAAATTTTGATGAAATGCTAGAGCGAATAAAAAGACATATGGGATATACGGATTTTAAAGGAGTAGTAGCAATAAATGATGGTAATGAAGTTATTGGTTTTGCATATGGGTATCGTTCTGTAAAAGGGCAGTACTACAATCAATTAATGAGTGAAGCACTGAACTTAGAGCAAGTAAATCAGTGGTTACAAGATTGTTTTGAATTTGTAGAGTTAGCAGTCCATCCTGAACATCGAAATAAGGGGCTTGGTACTACATTACATAATCATTTATTAGAGGGAATTCGAAATAAGACGAGTGTATTAACGACACAAATAAACAATGGAAAAGCCCGCTCGTTATATGGAAATCTAGAATGGATGAATGTAATGGAACCGTTTCATCCGAGTAAAGATGATGTGCCTTATGTCATAATGGGAAAAGCTTTAAAGGCTAGAATACACGAATAA